CAACTGGTGACAAGGCAAGTATTTTTGATGCAGAGGGGAAGTGTCTGGCAAGCACCGTATATCAGTATGAAACGTATTTTCCTGACTCGCTCTCTGTGGAGCAGGACCCTCGTGATTACTGGAAAGCTGTTGTTTGCTCTACGCAAAAGTTACTCTCGCAAGGCAAGTTTGGGCCACAAGATATTGGGGTAGTCACCTTTTCAGGCCAGATGATGGGCGCTTTGCCTGTGGATGAACATGGAAATCCTTTGTATCGCATCCTTATCTGGGCAGACCGCAGGAGTGTTAGCGAGGTAGAATGGATTAGAAGGCGAATTAGTGAAAATACCATATACGAGATAACTGGGCATCGCTTAAGCCCTAACTATTCACTGGCTAAAATCTTGTGGATACGCAACAATTTGCCCGACGTTTACCGCAAGGCACATAAATTTCTTCTGGCTAAAGATTACGTAGTCTTTAAACTTACTGGTCGCTGGGCTACTGATTTTTCTGATGCTTCAGGGACCAATATGTTTGACCTTAGGAAAGAAGACTGGTCAGAAGAAATTCTGGAAGCAGTAGAGTTGCCAATAGAAAAACTTCCTCCGGTTTTTCCTTCCACAGAGGTAATTGGTGAAATAACCAGCGAGGCTTCTCAGGAAATTGGACTTTTGCCGGGAACCCCGGTGGTCATTGGTGGGGGCGATGGTTCTTGCGCAGCTTGTGGAGCAGGTGTGGTTCAGGAAGGCCAGGCTTACGCGTATCTTGGTTCTTCTTCCTGGATTGCACTTGCCTCTCGTGAGCCTATCTACGACCCCCAGAAAAGGACTTTTACATTTCATCATTTGATCCCTGGTCTTTACATGCCTACTGGAACCATGCAAGCTGCTGGTGCTTCTTACCAGTGGTGTCGGGATACTTTGTGTGATAGAGAAAAACAATTATCTGCGGAATGGGGAATAAGCCCTTATGAAATAATGAACCTGGAAGCTCGGCGAGTACCTCCAGGTTCTGAAAAGCTGCTTTTTTTGCCGTATCTTATGGGTGAGCGAGCTCCCTGGTGGAATCCCCATGCTCGAGGAGCTTTTATAGGTCTAACTCCTCGTCATCGCAAGGCACACCTTGTCAGAGCGGTTCTTGAAGGAGTGAGTTTTAACTTAAGGATTATTCTTGATGCTTTCAGGGAACAAGGGATTCAAATAGATAGCATGCGGATTATCGGAGGTGGTGCGAAGGGGGATTTCTGGGCTTCGTTGCTTGCCA
This portion of the Thermatribacter velox genome encodes:
- the xylB gene encoding xylulokinase, with the translated sequence MSKLILAHDLGTTGDKASIFDAEGKCLASTVYQYETYFPDSLSVEQDPRDYWKAVVCSTQKLLSQGKFGPQDIGVVTFSGQMMGALPVDEHGNPLYRILIWADRRSVSEVEWIRRRISENTIYEITGHRLSPNYSLAKILWIRNNLPDVYRKAHKFLLAKDYVVFKLTGRWATDFSDASGTNMFDLRKEDWSEEILEAVELPIEKLPPVFPSTEVIGEITSEASQEIGLLPGTPVVIGGGDGSCAACGAGVVQEGQAYAYLGSSSWIALASREPIYDPQKRTFTFHHLIPGLYMPTGTMQAAGASYQWCRDTLCDREKQLSAEWGISPYEIMNLEARRVPPGSEKLLFLPYLMGERAPWWNPHARGAFIGLTPRHRKAHLVRAVLEGVSFNLRIILDAFREQGIQIDSMRIIGGGAKGDFWASLLASMFGMEVLRPALIEEATSLGAAIVGGVGIGIFPGIEAVRDLLEIKDCFLPKEEESQVYERLYPVFKQCYLSLVEVYESLASLGQDER